Proteins encoded within one genomic window of Pygocentrus nattereri isolate fPygNat1 chromosome 9, fPygNat1.pri, whole genome shotgun sequence:
- the ap4b1 gene encoding AP-4 complex subunit beta-1 has translation MPYFGSEETVKDLKRALSNPNVQTDRLRYRNYIIRVIRSMTQGLDVSSLFMDMVKASATVDIVQKKLVYLYMVTYASRKPDLALLAINTLRKDCADPNPMVRGLALRNMCNFRMPGITEYIQQPILSGLRDKASYVRRVAVLGCAKMHSLQPNTEIDPSMVNELYSLLRDPDPVVMVNSLRALEEILRDEGGVVINKPIAHHLLNRLKDLDSWAQSEVLTFLLRYRPRSNDELFDILSLLDDFLHSAHAPVMAATLRLFLHLATAHPAVQADALLRVHGPLLATCGSASRELRFAGLCHVQQVLRSQPALYGNHYKRFFCGYSEPGYIKFRKMEILVELVNDENVALVLEELKSYCTDVSTELAQAAIAAIGRIGRTYNEKCLDILTGLLALKQEHIASAVIQTFRDLVWFCPKSSVAVCKAVEGCDESLQDDEGKQALLWLLGEYGEQISGAPYVLEGFIDSLKVELCSVVKMELLTAAVKLFLCRPAEMQDILGRLLHYCIEEESDMCVRDRALMYYRLLQSGVDETRKVLLGPKSDPSMTVLTGRPEEPVNIWASSFNTLGPLCGTVACLENTSAENSVQQLHSAEEKDGAEEFKLSPPEQTLRTEAIEEELSCIADAAEELNLTMGPPLSHEAFERLWLELQVAHQQALGIPRPAETLETLQAAFQLVKIQTLAFTRTDAVPWKAYMYSRAGGTLILAELLQGAPEESESIGNLLVSVKQQPENQQAIRSFFSVLTNVLQTLSSHGSQN, from the exons ATGCCGTATTTTGGTTCTGAGGAGACAGTGAAGGACCTGAAGAGGGCACTATCAAACCCAAATGTCCAGACTGACCGACTCCGATATAGAAACTACATCATTAGGGTCATCAG GTCGATGACTCAGGGTCTGGATGTTTCTTCTCTGTTTATGGACATGGTAAAGGCCAGTGCTACAGTTGACATTGTCCAGAAGAAACTGGTGTACCTCTATATGGTCACCTATGCCAGCCGTAAGCCCGACTTGGCCCTGCTGGCCATCAACACGCTGCGGAAAGACTGTGCTGACCCCAACCCCATGGTGCGCGGCCTTGCACTGAGGAACATGTGCAACTTCAG GATGCCAGGTATAACTGAATACATCCAGCAACCTATTCTGAGTGGCCTGAGGGATAAAGCATCCTACGTGAGGAGAGTTGCTGTGCTGGGCTGTGCTAAAATGCACAGCCTTCAGCCCAACACAGAGATAG ATCCCAGCATGGTGAATGAGCTGTATTCTCTGCTGAGGGACCCTGACCCTGTTGTCATGGTGAACAGCCTCCGAGCACTGGAGGAAATCCTGAGAGACGAGGGAGGGGTGGTCATCAACAAACCGATCGCGCATCACCTGCTCAACAG GTTGAAAGATTTGGACAGCTGGGCTCAAAGTGAAGTTCTGACTTTCCTCCTCCGTTATCGCCCTCGTAGCAATGATGAGCTCTTTGACATCCTCAGCCTGCTGGACGACTTCCTCCATAGCGCTCACGCACCTGTCATGGCTGCAACGCTCCGCCTTTTCCTGCATTTAGCCACTGCCCACCCCGCAGTCCAGGCCGACGCCCTACTACGTGTCCATGGCCCTCTGCTGGCCACCTGTGGTTCTGCGTCTCGTGAACTGCGGTTTGCTGGACTATGTCACGTGCAGCAGGTTTTGCGCAGTCAGCCGGCTCTGTACGGAAACCACTACAAACGCTTCTTCTGCGGTTACTCTGAGCCTGGGTACATAAAATTCCGGAAGATGGAGATCCTGGTGGAGCTGGTGAATGATGAGAATGTGGCATTGGTTCTGGAGGAGTTGAAGAGCTACTGCACTGACGTGTCTACTGAACTGGCACAGGCAGCTATTGCAGCTATAG GTCGCATTGGACGAACCTACAATGAGAAGTGTCTGGACATACTGACAGGACTGCTGGCACTGAAACAAGAGCACATTGCCTCAG CGGTGATCCAGACGTTCAGGGACTTGGTGTGGTTCTGCCCGAAGAGCTCTGTGGCGGTCTGCAAGGCTGTGGAAGGCTGTGATGAAAGCCTTCAGGATGATGAA ggGAAGCAGGCTTTGCTGTGGTTGCTGGGGGAGTATGGAGAGCAAATCAGTGGTGCCCCCTATGTGTTGGAGGGTTTTATAGACTCTCTGAAGGTGGAGCTCTGCTCAGTGGTGAAGATGGAGTTGCTGACGGCGGCGGTGAAGCTGTTTCTGTGCCGTCCAGCCGAGATGCAGGATATACTGGGCCGTCTGTTACATTACTGTATTG agGAGGAGAGTGATATGTGCGTGCGCGACCGTGCCCTGATGTATTACCGGCTGCTGCAGAGTGGAGTGGATGAAACCCGGAAGGTCCTGCTGGGCCCGAAGTCTGACCCGTCCATGACCGTTCTGACCGGGCGGCCAGAGGAGCCGGTCAATATCTGGGCGTCTAGCTTTAACACACTCGGTCCGCTATGTGGAACTGTAGCCTGTCTGGAGAACACTTCTGCTGAAAACTCCGTCCAGCAGCTTCACAGTGCAGAAGAAAAGGATGGAGCAGAGGAGTTCAAACTGAGTCCACCTGAACAGACACTGAGGACAG AAGCCATTGAGGAAGAATTGTCCTGTATAGCTGACGCAGCTGAAGAGCTGAATCTGACCATGGGTCCTCCGCTATCCCATGAGGCCTTTGAAAGGCTGTGGTTGGAGCTGCAAGTGGCCCACCAGCAGGCTCTGGGGATTCCTCGCCCTGCTGAAACACTAGAGACACTGCAGGCTGCTTTCCAGCTGGTGAAGATCCAGACGCTGGCCTTCACCCGTACCGATGCTGTGCCCTGGAAGGCCTATATGTACAGCCGCGCGGGCGGTACGCTGATTCTGGCAGAGCTCCTGCAGGGGGCACCAGAGGAGTCAGAGAGCATAGGGAATCTGCTGGTGTCGGTTAAACAGCAGCCAGAGAACCAACAGGCAATCAGGAGCTTCTTCTCTGTTCTCACGAACGTCCTGCAGACTCTCAGCTCACATGGTTCACaaaattaa